Genomic segment of Psychrobacter sanguinis:
CGATTGCCTTGTTTGTCATATTATTTGCCTTCAATTACGTTAATCATATTATCCAGGCTGTCACAATGTAGTGCAGTCACCAAGTTGCCGTTATCCCAAGACTCTTTATTAAGAACAAGTTTTACAATTTCCTGATAACGAGGGTCGTTTTCATCGTCAAAGTGTATGGCAAAAATGCAATTAACCTGTTTAGGCGTTTTAACTAATGCCTCAGTTTGATCGTTTTGGCTTCTAGCTAAGCTCATTGTAAGACATCCCATTCTTCTAAAAAGTCATCGACGCATGCTTTGTTTGTCATTACCAAGCCATCTTGCAAGTACTGGTAGATCACGCAGCCATCACTTGCATCTAAGACCGTGCAAGTGATATTTTTTGATCTATGTTTATATACCATCATGCTATCCATTCGAACCAAAAACTGATTGCGTTGGTTTCTTATTCATTATCTTCATCCTCGATAATTAAATATGCACCACTATCTAATATGTTGCCTATATGGCTCTCATATACTTCATTTATCTCGGTATCTGTGGGTACAGTGCCTGACTCAATGCTCACAACTTCCGTAACTGTTCGCCCACCTACTGACGCCCAAACTATTACCTTATGCTTAGTCATATCAATCCTCCTTAAACAAAGCCAAGCTACTGTTAACAGCTTGGCTGGCTCGATTGACTAGCTCTTTTAGGCGCTCTTCGTTGCCGGCCATACTCGCAAGCTCTTGTTCGAGCGCACAAACCCTAAACTCTAGTTCATCTACCTCATAAGATAGGTTATGATTTTCATCTTGCAATTTTCTGAGTTGTCCGGACTCTTCAGGGTTTAAGTTTCGCTCTAAGCGGCAGGCAAGGGCATATGCTAGTGAGTCATAACCTTCATCTAATGCGAGTGCTATCAATTCAAATTCAGATGCATTAGCAAATCGGCGGTTGGTTAATAAGTCCATTTATGCCTCCTCAGTTTTAGGGTAGTCATTTACCTTGGTGAACTTTTTATGCACCTCAGATTCGAGCACCCAACCAGCTTTTCTGCCAAGCTTATAGTTGATAGACACCACGTTTTTTATCTCTTTATTCTGTTTGATGGCCAAGGCAACCATTCTTAAAATCACAACTCTTGAATGGCGAGGTAGGTACTCATCAACCCGTACAAATTGACCTGATAACAGCCTTTGAGCGATTTCTTCGATGGTTTGATGGTAAGCAACCTGTGAGGAAACGCTTTTAGGCAATGGTTCACGGAGTTGACGAACAGCTTCAGCATTAGCTTTTGTTAAAAAGATATCGTAAAAAGCGCTCTCTAACATCCAGCCAAGATTAATTTTAGTCTCAGTCTGGATTGTGATAACCTCAAAGCCACGGGCTTTTAAATCAGAAGTGATTTTGGATAAGATGACACGCATTGTAGAAGGTGCATACATGCTTTTATAGTCAGATACTCTGACGAGCTCGCCGTTAAAAAGCCGTGATTTAATCTGGCCTCTTAACCCTTCAAATGATTCATCTGAGACATCAATCATTTTATTTTTAGGCTTTGGCACGTTGCCAGCAGCAGTAATAAGCGCAGCTTGTAGATCTTGCTCTTGCTTTTTATTCTCAGCCTGTCGCTTTTTGATATCCTTGGTATTTACATTGTTAAAATAAGAGTCGCCCTTCACTAAATTATCGGGTAGCGAATCGATTCTTCCGTTTTCTGCTAACCACTCTTCGACAACCTCAATTGGCGTTCCTTGATTGGCTTTAACAGCTGATAAATTTGTTTGTATTAGCATTATTAATCCCCTAATAAGATAATAAATAAGGTGCCAGTTTCTCGATACTGGCATCGGCCTTGCCCTAAGCGCTTTAAAGCCCCCATGCATTTGCATGGTCAGGAGTAACTTAGTCTTAGCTGCATGTGATTTTTTGTCAGTTAACCCCACGCTTATTAACTGCTCGCACCATCATCATGCCTTGGCGCACCGCGTAACCCAGCGGTAGGGATGATAGGTATGTAGCTAGCCTCCAAAGGCAGGTGCAAACGGGATATCATCATCACTGGGCCCTGGCGTTGCTGCTGCTGTCATCTGGTTGTTAAAGCTTTGTTGCTGCACTGGTTGTTGCTGAATTTGTTGGGGCGCTGCTTGGCGCTTATAGGTAGCAGGATTTTGCTGTGTTACAGGTTGCGGAGCATTTTGCGTAAACTGGTTGTGTGTAGTAGCGATACCCGCCTGGCTATTCGCTTTTTCTAATGATTTTTCACTAGACTTAATCGTAGCTTCTAACACTCGAGTAAACTCATCCGGATTGGCTGGCTGGTTATTTGCCTTCTCGATGGGTAATTGTCTAGTCTTGGCATCAAAAACATTGAAAAGATTTAAGCCGCCTTTTTTAACTTCGCCTTGGTTGCTGTTAAAGTAATAATTTTCAGCTAAAAACATACCTACTTTTTTACCGGAAAGTTCTGGTGCTACGAATCCGGTTCTAGTGACATCTTTTCTAACATCAAAGTCATACTCTTGGTATTGACCTTGAGCTTGAGAAATGGCTGGCACGTTGGCACATAACATCATCGCGTGGATTAGGTTTTCACCACTCCAATGTTCGCCAGCGCTATTGCCATAGTAAATATCTATATGAGCAGAGCTGCGCTCTGAGTTGATGATATGAAGAGACAAATAATAGGTCTCGCTACCATCTTGTTTCGCATTGGTCTTCCAAGCGGCGCTTTGTATTTGATATATCTCAGCGGTATTGCCTGAAACATAGGCCGATTGCCCAACTTTGGTTGCTTTTGATTTATCTAAAGCCCATTGATTTTGCATTGTTTTATCCTCTTAAGTTATGCAGTTTGCAATTGTTGTAATTGATCCTGTGCGGGTAGGGAGCCTGTTTTAGGGATACCGTAGTATTCGCAAATTGCGTCATCTACGGCGTTTAAATCATTTGGAATAAGATCGCTATCAAACATACCCTCGGGTGATTTGACTGTGTTAAACCCATTGTTTTGCGTCATGAAAAAGTGGCCATCGTCACGCACTGCCGTCTGTAAAACCATGGTTACCATGCCTTCCAAGACAATTTTGTCATCAAGCATTTTTCCAATCGTTTTGATTTTAGTCCGGCCATTTTCTTCTTGGACATGAGCTAGTATGTAAATACGAGTATCATTACTAACTTGAGTAATTGCCGTATTAATGACGTTCCACGCGTTATAAGCCATTATGTTGTAGCGTTGAAAGGCGGCATCGCCTTTATACTGTTGATTGGCGCCTTTGATGTATTCATTGCCCATGATGTACTGAAAGTCATCAATGACAATAATGGGCGCTTTGACCTTTGGAAGTATTGAACAGATTTGATCAGGATTATCTGTTGCTATTTTTTTAATGTCTTTACCGCCGCGAAATGGGAGTGGCTTATTCATTACGTTGATTAAGCCGGCAAGGTCGGGATCGAGATTTTTTAGGCTGTAAGATTTACCTTCACCTGAATTACCTAGAATCATTGTCACTATCGCCATTATTTTCACTCCTATAGTTTTGCTGGTGGTCCGGCTGCTTAGATTCGAGCTCTCGTTGCTCTTCTAACATTTGCAGCCATTCCCAGTCGGCCTGTGGGGCCTGGTAATTGTCATACATAATTAATTATTGCCATTTTGTTTGTTAAGCCTTGTTATTCGCTGCTTTGCTAAATATTCATTGGCATGAGCTTGAGCCTGCTTAAATCGCACTTGTTCGAGACTATTTTCAACTGGTGCTATAGTTGTGGTCGAGATATCTTTATCAGCTTGCTTTAAAACATAAGTGGTACAGCCTGTGATGTTGCTTATAGTCGCCAAAGCGATTGCTGCGACAATCACAACCAGTAATTGCGTTGCGATCCTTACCAGTTTCGTTGCAAGAGGCTCACTAACATCATCGCTAAATTGATCTACTTCATTACCAGCAGCTAATTTGGCTGGCGAGTAACCCCAGTCTAATAAGTCATACAGGGTTAACGAGCGAATAAACCGGCCTTGCGTATCGCATATCTCGATAGTGCCTTGCATATCACGGTAGAAGCATAGAGTTTCATTAGCACCTAATTTATAGATAGTGGGCTTAGTTCTATCACCACGCTGTAAAAGTTTTAGAGTTTGCATATTAAGCCCCTTCAAAGAATTGATTATTCAGATAGCTAATTAATTCATCTTTATCTGTACTAATGAAAGATAGTTGATCATCACCGCTGTAATGCTGCTCAACCAGAGTTGCATCCATATCAATGACGTGCTTGTTTGTGTCGATATGACCAATAAGAGTTATCGAAGAATGTTTTGACTCTCTTAAAGTCACAATGATTTTGTCATTGAAAAAGCGCACTTTATTATCTGTTTTGCTTAGCAGCGCTTTTATGTGTTGTGCTGGCATGCTGATTTGTGTCATAATCTTCTCTCCTAGTGTTAGGAGCCCCTTTGATTTCCAGTCGTGAGGGGCTTTTTAATGTCTAAAAAATGTCTAGATAAACATGAATGTCTAGCTATGCTTCGCTTCCCACGCATCTGAAACGTCTGCAAATGCCTGAGCTATTCGATAAGCTTCGGTAGCGATACCAGTGGGCCAGTCATCATTTTGAAATAATGCATTCTCCTTTGCAGTACGCATCGTTTCCGTATAAACAACTGGCATTAATTGCCGGGCCATTTGGTGGATAAGAGCTCTTTTATGCTCATTCATAGATTTTTTCCTTTATGGTTAACACACAACAGCCGACTACTTGAATCGACTGTAATTTGTTAGCCTTTAACCATGTTTTTATATAGTCACTAGCATCATCGTCTGCTTGCTTGTCTTTGTTGATATAATGATTATGCAATAATGCATAGTTAAATGCAAGTATGAAATGAAAATAAATGCATTTATGCATTAATTTATTCGTACTTATGCTTATGCCTTCGCAGCTGGGGAAATAATTAACGCTAAGTTAAAACCGCCCTCAAGGCGGCTTCGTTCACATCATTTTGTGTTTTTTAAGAAACAAAGGATTTTGCTTCTTGAATTGCGGGCAATAAAAAACCGCCACTGGGGCGGTTGATTTCTATAAAAATGGATGATAAGCACTATTTCATTAATTCAAAATCCAAACAACTGCAATCCAAGTGAAGAGCAACATACCTATATTTGCATGTAAAAAAGTTGGAATGACACTGTCTTTAACATGGTCGTGCTGTCCATCTGCATTAAGACCAGCAGTAGCACCAAGAGTAATCGTTGAAGCGGGAGATCCGGCATCACCTAGTGCGGCTGATGCTCCTAATAAGGCTATAGTGGCAAGTGGTGAAAAGCCCAGCGCAACAGCTAAAGGGATGTATATAGGTGCTAGTATAGGCACTGAAGCAAAGGAGTCACCAAACCCGATGGTTATAAACAATCCCACTAATAGCATTATTGCAGCGCCGAGCAACTGATTATTGCCAAAGAATTCTGTTGCAGAGGCGACAAGGGGGTCGATATCCCCTGTGGCAGTCAAAACACCTGCAAATCCAGAGGCAATAGTAATAATGACAGCAATTTCAGCCATTAATCGAATGCCTTGAGTGAATACATCATCTTGCTCTTTCCAACTATAAATACCTGAAAAACCAAGAATCATAAAGCCAATCATTGCACCTATAAACAGAGAATCAAAAAACACCTGAAAAAGTAATACAGCTACTACAGCTAATAAAGTCATTACTAATGGTTGCCATTTAATAGTACTATCAACTTTGTGTTCTTCTGTATTCATGGTCTCTAAATTTAACGCATACTCGCGCGGCTTGCGATAACTAATAAATACAGCAACGAGCATACCAGCTAGTATCCCCATAACTGGGAAAAACATAGCCTTAGGTGCCATACCAGCAGTTGCTTCTAGTCCTAAACCACCTCCTACAGTATTTATATTCTCTAATAGTATTTCATTGAGATATATAGCGCCAAAACCGAATGGCAATAGTAAGTATGATGAGCTGATACCACAGGCCAAAATACAGGCGACTGCTCGTCTATCTATTTTTAGCTTATTCATCATATTTAGTAGGGGAGGGATTAATACGGGTATAAAAGCGATATGGACAGGTATTAAATTTTGCGATAACAGGGAGGCGACGATAAAGATAAAAAATAAAGTCCACTTAACTTGGTTTCGTACTTGTACGCTATCCCTGTTTAGGCGGTGGGTCATTTTCTGTGCCAACCAATCAAGAATACCACTTCTAGCTAAAGCAACTGCGAAAGCCCCAACCATAATATAGGTCATGCCAACCTGAGCGCCACCCAATATATTATCGTTTAAACTTTCTAAAATTGCCGGAAAATCCATACCTGCGTGTAAACCGCCAAGTAATGCAGCTAAAACGATTGCAACTGCAACAGGAATGTTGATGAGGCAAAAAATAACCATCAACAAAATGGCTAGTGCTACAGCGTTGATTTGTACTGATAAAAGTATTAACAGACTATAAACTGTAATCAGTCCTACTAAGACAGGTAAAGCCCTGCTTAGAAAATATTTATCTTCTCTATAACTAGAAAACACTTTGCAACTCCTAAATGTATGATAATGAGATTATAGGGCCAATCAGCTGTTGCCAGTGTATTAAATAACAGAGCGTGTTTTTATGACTAATTATCATTACTGAAAGAACTATTAGTTTGGTGTTAAGCACAAAAAAACCGCCACTATGGCGGTTTAGTTAACTTATAAATCTTCATCCAAATGTTTTATTTAGTGCTTTTTAGTATCACCAGCAATCTTATCCATTAAAGCAAACAATAGTCCAGATAAAACGAATGTCATATGTATGACAACCTTCCACATTAGTCTATTAGCATCCCCATCACTTATCTGGTCAGGTATATTCATAAACGATTTGAGAAGGTCAATTGCAGAAATAGCAACAATGGCACTAATGACCTTTAGTTTTAAACCAGAGAAATCAATGGTTCCCATCCAGCCCGGACGATCTTCATGGTCTCCTGTATCAATTTTTGAAACAAATATTTCGTACCCACTAAATACAATAATAAGTAATAAGCTGGCCACTAGTGCTATATCTATTAAAACTAATGTGCCAACAATCACATCGGCTTCGCTAGCAGTGAATACATGCGTAGTGATATACCAGATTTTTTGAAAAAATTTTATGAAAAGAAGAATAATTCCTATTATAAGCCCTAAATAAAATGGAGCTAACAGCCAGCGACTGTTAAATATAGTTTTCTCTAGACTTTGCTCAGCCCTCTTAGGCATATGTGTCCTCTTTTTTGATTCATGATTCGATGGGTTTTTTAATTTTAGCAAATGTACTGCTGGCAAGTCATTAACTTTAAGAGGATGAAAAACCGCCACTGGAGGCGGACAAAACCCTTCAAATAATTGTGGATAAAAGAAGGGCTTAATGCTATGGTTTAAGACTACTTTATTTCATTATTAAGGTGGTGGTTTATGAAAGTCTGGTCAGCACTACTTATCTCTATGCTTATGATGGCGCCAGTAATGGAAGCGAATGCTCGTAACTATCCTTGCTCTCAAAGTATGGGCGGGGTCTCGCATTGTAAAGACGGTAAATTTGTCTGTAAAAATGGCAAAATTAGTAAATCTAAGCAAGTGTGTAAGATGTAAAACAGTGGTTTAAGAATGTTTTTATGCCTATTGGCTCGCTTGAGTTGATAGGTATTTTTTTGGGCAATAAAAAACCGCCACTGGGGCGGTTCGATGACTTTTTGGTCTTAGGCAACTTTAATATCTTTAACAACTCTTTTAAACTCTAGATGCTTTAAATTTTTAAATAAAAGCGCTTTTCTTTTATTCTTCTGATAATCCTCTATATCAAAGAATTTATTATCTTTATCTAATGGCAAAATAACATTAGTTTCGTCAAAGTTTGGTATTTGGTTCAGTTTGTCTTTAATAATTGGAAATATAAACTGACATTCTACCTCGTCGGCTAGTTCAATCAATTTACTAAACATATGATTATCAATTACCTCAACTCTATCTTGAGTGAAGAAATGAGGTCGAGTTAATTTGACAGTTGGATTGTTAGCATAAGCCACATACGCTAAGTCAAAGGCAATAATTATACTTTGCTTATGTCCATCACCTACATGGCTATCACCATCAACAGGTCTGGGCACAAGGCTAAAATGACGGTTCTTGTCTGGCTCTATGGCAAGTAAATAGCCGCCTTTACTTAATGCTTTAGAGTATTGTGAAAAATACTGATTAAAAACAATCAGCTTGGCTCGAAACTCTTTAATCTCTTGCTCCAACTCTTGCGATAATATTTCAAGCTCTTGTTTAATCTTTTTTTGAGCGTCTAGAGCGGATTGATAAGAGCTTAATATGGCTTGGTTTTCTGTAATCTCTTTATTTAACGCATTTATTTTATTGCCTAGTTCAGTGTATTCTGCCAATGAACCACTTTGAGCGAGTTTATCTAATTGCAGGCTATATTCTTCAGCCTTTAGGCTGTATTCTGCCTCAAGGTTAGCGATGCTGTTTTGAGTTTTTTGTATAGCGTTATGAATATACTGCACTTCGTTTTGTAGCATTTTACTATGAAACGCCAAGGTCTCCTCAAACTTTTTTTGAAGTTTCACGTTATATAACTGTGCTTCTTCATACATATATTTGACAGCTTCAGCATTGATTTCTTGGTTTTC
This window contains:
- a CDS encoding Na+/H+ antiporter family protein yields the protein MNAVALAILLMVIFCLINIPVAVAIVLAALLGGLHAGMDFPAILESLNDNILGGAQVGMTYIMVGAFAVALARSGILDWLAQKMTHRLNRDSVQVRNQVKWTLFFIFIVASLLSQNLIPVHIAFIPVLIPPLLNMMNKLKIDRRAVACILACGISSSYLLLPFGFGAIYLNEILLENINTVGGGLGLEATAGMAPKAMFFPVMGILAGMLVAVFISYRKPREYALNLETMNTEEHKVDSTIKWQPLVMTLLAVVAVLLFQVFFDSLFIGAMIGFMILGFSGIYSWKEQDDVFTQGIRLMAEIAVIITIASGFAGVLTATGDIDPLVASATEFFGNNQLLGAAIMLLVGLFITIGFGDSFASVPILAPIYIPLAVALGFSPLATIALLGASAALGDAGSPASTITLGATAGLNADGQHDHVKDSVIPTFLHANIGMLLFTWIAVVWILN
- a CDS encoding ATP-binding protein, whose product is MAIVTMILGNSGEGKSYSLKNLDPDLAGLINVMNKPLPFRGGKDIKKIATDNPDQICSILPKVKAPIIVIDDFQYIMGNEYIKGANQQYKGDAAFQRYNIMAYNAWNVINTAITQVSNDTRIYILAHVQEENGRTKIKTIGKMLDDKIVLEGMVTMVLQTAVRDDGHFFMTQNNGFNTVKSPEGMFDSDLIPNDLNAVDDAICEYYGIPKTGSLPAQDQLQQLQTA
- a CDS encoding TIGR00645 family protein, with the translated sequence MPKRAEQSLEKTIFNSRWLLAPFYLGLIIGIILLFIKFFQKIWYITTHVFTASEADVIVGTLVLIDIALVASLLLIIVFSGYEIFVSKIDTGDHEDRPGWMGTIDFSGLKLKVISAIVAISAIDLLKSFMNIPDQISDGDANRLMWKVVIHMTFVLSGLLFALMDKIAGDTKKH
- a CDS encoding YdcA family protein, whose protein sequence is MKVWSALLISMLMMAPVMEANARNYPCSQSMGGVSHCKDGKFVCKNGKISKSKQVCKM
- a CDS encoding DUF2326 domain-containing protein, with product MYLKSLTIKDSDGFVIRHVDFKMGVNIIKGDTVKGDDTSNTNSIGKTTLLRSIDFCLAGNWESLVNDKEIKTNRNNTVFDFFKTTSPNFELIITNSLSHGVSSNMKINRMLTIDLDKKGRDKVTVKNLIDGNEVSNDDLKSQLKLYLFGLSMDKPTFRQLIPKFIRSSDHQVSNVVRYLHPTTPNSTYEVLHLTLFGFSSMGLVYERITLENELKQKTSQVNTLRDLVSVGTQEANDLRQSQLKKLQHQYDTYQISKEYERENDQLNQLKESIGKVKNQINNQHLNLDVWQSRLEEITGENQEINAEAVKYMYEEAQLYNVKLQKKFEETLAFHSKMLQNEVQYIHNAIQKTQNSIANLEAEYSLKAEEYSLQLDKLAQSGSLAEYTELGNKINALNKEITENQAILSSYQSALDAQKKIKQELEILSQELEQEIKEFRAKLIVFNQYFSQYSKALSKGGYLLAIEPDKNRHFSLVPRPVDGDSHVGDGHKQSIIIAFDLAYVAYANNPTVKLTRPHFFTQDRVEVIDNHMFSKLIELADEVECQFIFPIIKDKLNQIPNFDETNVILPLDKDNKFFDIEDYQKNKRKALLFKNLKHLEFKRVVKDIKVA